A portion of the Listeria innocua genome contains these proteins:
- a CDS encoding IS3 family transposase — protein sequence MSTVKPRFRYQKPTVSSTCPNLLKQQFHSKQPNRIWVSDISYIPVKKGFVYLCVILDIFSRKVIAWNVYASMTAKLVCDTVERAVHSRNPVQSVIFHSDRGSQYLSQELRQVQEKYNLIPSYSKLAYPWDNAVTESFFKYMKKEELNRRNFSSLEEVKLACFEYIEGFYNSKRPHSANNFLSPNLKELAFLNDSS from the coding sequence ATGTCTACCGTAAAACCAAGATTCCGTTATCAAAAACCGACGGTTTCTTCTACTTGTCCAAATCTGTTGAAACAGCAATTTCATTCCAAGCAACCCAATCGTATTTGGGTCAGCGACATTTCGTATATTCCTGTAAAAAAAGGATTTGTTTATCTTTGTGTAATTCTTGACATCTTCTCTCGAAAAGTGATTGCTTGGAATGTCTATGCCTCTATGACTGCAAAATTAGTTTGTGATACGGTAGAGCGAGCCGTTCATTCTAGAAATCCTGTGCAGTCGGTTATTTTTCACTCTGATCGTGGTTCCCAATATTTGTCTCAAGAATTACGGCAGGTCCAAGAAAAATACAACCTTATCCCTTCCTATTCTAAACTTGCTTACCCGTGGGATAATGCCGTCACAGAATCTTTCTTTAAATACATGAAGAAAGAAGAACTTAATCGTCGAAATTTTTCCTCTTTGGAAGAAGTAAAATTAGCTTGTTTTGAGTATATTGAAGGATTCTATAATTCAAAAAGACCACATTCTGCAAACAACTTCTTATCACCTAATTTAAAAGAACTTGCTTTTCTAAATGATTCTTCATAA
- a CDS encoding primase C-terminal domain-containing protein → MFDNEAMYQYSSVIDAVVHEGITAFRKKGSKGVLAIRDHYAAVEAASENRKGVQFVVRDKGHLQMEHGVKGFIVTSQEALLTEADKITHWTPNVFRWGTYTDDKRQYIKGFDEQNLQQINTFVVDVDTQQVDVAKMLTASMKVLDQTPTFILHTTAGFQLYFVLDAPTFISNANQFKGLRVAKRIAKNIKHAFANELPNVDCGCNDFGFFRAPNTKNVAFLNLESKFQFQELMNWSKEYTAKNNRPGLQLVSKQAATFDATQQPWFDKIVHLTNVQGRKGQLGRNNVMFTLALACYSSGRSKQEALDLLDQFNSRLQAELKNYKEIEKVVHSAYSKRYKGANLEYIESILETYDSGSEMEHSTPFIFAKPGNSVFRKHKKAREVREYSHFAEWESDLESYLEKQITAGKLYLEKSQRELAEETKIPYASLKKVLKQSSKIISKVQGKGRYAKTLLTTIAIVTEQAIRHALDQKKVKQEKYRAFVETFASAVEYVKGKVYSTSNAESLFVRSNVRGDRTAQLVLEQINKVYQTSPSNDLERSRSS, encoded by the coding sequence ATGTTTGACAACGAAGCGATGTATCAATATAGCAGCGTGATCGATGCGGTCGTGCATGAAGGAATCACTGCTTTTCGGAAAAAGGGAAGTAAAGGCGTTTTGGCTATTCGAGATCACTATGCAGCTGTCGAAGCAGCAAGCGAAAATCGTAAAGGCGTGCAATTTGTCGTTCGCGATAAAGGTCATCTGCAGATGGAGCATGGCGTCAAAGGGTTTATTGTTACGAGCCAAGAAGCGCTGCTGACAGAAGCAGATAAAATCACGCATTGGACACCAAACGTTTTTAGATGGGGAACATATACGGACGATAAACGGCAATACATAAAAGGTTTTGACGAACAAAACTTGCAACAAATCAATACATTCGTGGTCGATGTCGATACACAACAAGTCGATGTTGCGAAGATGCTGACGGCATCGATGAAAGTGCTGGATCAAACGCCGACTTTTATTTTACATACTACAGCTGGTTTTCAACTGTACTTTGTCCTAGATGCACCAACGTTTATCAGCAATGCCAACCAGTTTAAAGGGTTACGCGTGGCGAAACGTATTGCTAAAAACATCAAACATGCGTTTGCGAACGAACTGCCAAACGTCGATTGCGGATGCAATGATTTTGGTTTCTTCCGAGCTCCAAATACTAAAAATGTTGCCTTCTTAAATCTGGAGAGTAAATTTCAATTTCAGGAATTGATGAACTGGTCTAAGGAATATACGGCTAAAAATAATCGCCCAGGTCTGCAACTTGTGTCGAAGCAAGCAGCAACTTTTGATGCGACGCAGCAACCTTGGTTCGATAAAATCGTGCATTTGACGAATGTCCAGGGGCGCAAAGGGCAACTTGGCCGGAACAATGTTATGTTTACACTGGCACTTGCTTGTTATAGCTCCGGCAGATCCAAACAAGAGGCTTTAGATCTGCTTGATCAATTTAATAGTCGCCTGCAGGCTGAACTGAAAAATTATAAAGAGATCGAAAAAGTCGTACATAGCGCTTATTCCAAAAGATATAAAGGTGCGAATCTGGAGTATATTGAATCGATCTTGGAAACGTACGATTCAGGAAGCGAAATGGAGCATTCTACGCCATTTATCTTTGCGAAGCCAGGGAATAGTGTGTTTCGGAAGCATAAAAAAGCGCGAGAAGTGCGAGAATATTCACATTTTGCAGAGTGGGAAAGTGATTTGGAAAGCTACCTAGAAAAACAGATCACAGCTGGAAAACTTTACTTAGAAAAGTCGCAGCGCGAGTTGGCTGAAGAAACAAAAATACCATACGCATCCTTGAAAAAAGTCCTGAAGCAATCGAGCAAAATTATTAGCAAAGTACAAGGCAAAGGTCGATACGCGAAAACGTTGCTGACCACGATCGCGATTGTGACCGAACAAGCGATCCGTCATGCACTCGATCAAAAAAAAGTGAAGCAAGAAAAATACCGTGCATTTGTTGAAACGTTTGCGTCAGCAGTGGAATATGTGAAGGGAAAAGTCTACTCAACCAGCAACGCAGAGAGCCTTTTTGTGCGTTCCAACGTCAGAGGGGATAGAACTGCCCAATTAGTGTTAGAACAAATCAATAAAGTGTACCAGACAAGTCCTAGCAACGATTTAGAGCGATCGCGAAGTAGTTAA
- the istA gene encoding IS21 family transposase codes for MRKDVLEGVLRHIMNEIHPNFAALAKQYNCDYRTVKRYYEAGLKGDLDKLRERKPSVPPLLHGFEEIIRDKLELNCSAASIFYFLGKKGYKGSYTTIKRYCRKYREEKVQKATIRIETTPGLSAQVDWKENVKMVSRDGEVFYFNIFLYILGYSRMKYLELTFDRTQPTVFQCLVNAFEYCGNGIPQEIWFDNMKTVVDRSKSQFTQTVFNEKFRQFAKDAGFHPIACRPFRPQTKGKVEALARTVERLMVFNYEFTDVQELKQIIYELMQDLNGSVSQAIHNKPRVLLKEELPILAPIHRLELLSYVSRNKRLLRKVSMESMVQYQNAKYSVPVKYIGKEVTLDIRRDNLFVWYGDKCIRTHPISEKALNYQREDSLEILRSDVFKYLEDEELERFVDDNLHAYDDL; via the coding sequence ATGAGAAAAGATGTCTTAGAAGGAGTGTTACGACACATTATGAATGAAATTCATCCTAATTTCGCAGCCCTTGCCAAACAATATAATTGTGATTATCGAACGGTTAAACGCTATTATGAAGCTGGATTGAAGGGGGATTTAGATAAGCTTAGAGAGAGAAAACCTTCGGTCCCTCCTTTGCTTCATGGTTTTGAAGAAATTATTCGTGATAAATTAGAATTAAATTGTTCGGCAGCTTCTATCTTTTATTTCTTAGGTAAAAAAGGTTATAAAGGGAGTTATACAACGATTAAACGTTATTGTCGTAAATACCGGGAAGAAAAAGTACAAAAAGCAACGATTCGCATTGAGACCACACCCGGTCTTTCTGCTCAAGTAGATTGGAAAGAAAACGTTAAAATGGTTAGCCGAGACGGTGAAGTGTTTTATTTCAATATTTTTCTCTATATTCTTGGTTACTCAAGAATGAAGTACTTAGAGCTCACTTTTGATCGAACACAACCGACGGTTTTTCAGTGTTTAGTCAATGCCTTTGAATATTGCGGAAACGGTATTCCTCAAGAAATTTGGTTTGACAATATGAAAACCGTTGTCGACCGTAGTAAGAGTCAATTCACACAAACTGTTTTCAATGAAAAATTCCGGCAATTTGCGAAAGATGCTGGATTCCATCCGATTGCTTGTCGTCCTTTTAGACCCCAAACAAAAGGGAAAGTGGAAGCATTAGCCCGAACAGTTGAGCGTTTAATGGTCTTTAATTATGAATTTACAGATGTACAAGAGTTAAAACAGATCATATATGAATTGATGCAAGATCTGAATGGCTCCGTCTCACAAGCCATCCACAACAAACCGAGGGTTTTACTAAAGGAAGAGCTTCCCATACTAGCTCCCATCCATCGTTTAGAATTGCTCAGCTATGTTTCTAGAAATAAACGTCTACTGAGAAAGGTATCGATGGAGTCCATGGTTCAATATCAAAATGCTAAATATTCTGTTCCTGTTAAATATATTGGGAAAGAAGTGACGTTAGATATTCGTAGGGACAATCTATTTGTTTGGTATGGGGATAAATGTATTCGAACCCATCCTATAAGTGAAAAAGCGCTTAATTATCAACGCGAAGACTCGCTTGAAATTTTGCGTTCCGATGTATTTAAATATTTAGAAGATGAAGAATTAGAGCGATTTGTCGATGATAATTTACATGCATATGACGATCTATAA